A region of the Ktedonobacteraceae bacterium genome:
TGCTCGAAGATAACCCTGCCGTTCTCGATTACATGTCTACTGCTTTGCGTATGGCCGGCCATAACGTCTCCACACATGTCGAGAGTTCCTCGCTCCTCGCCGCTCTCTTTCACCCGGCAGGCGTTTGCTCACCGCTGCCCTATGACCTCGTTATCGTTGATCTGCTGCTGCCGGGCGATATGTCTGGGGTCGAGGCCATCCATCGCATTCGTCAAAGCATCCCGCCAGACACGTTGCCTATCGTCATTGTTTCGGCTTGCAGCCAGTATGAGTTGGCGCAGGTCAAAGCACGCTTCCCTCATATTCCCATGTTGCGCAAACCTTTTAAAATGAGCAAACTCTTGCAAACCATTAACCAGCTAAAGCCTGTCTGAGAGCTACCGGTTAATGCTGCCGGATGGCATGTTCATTGTCGAGGGCATGTAGCAGGTCTTTGAATGTGCGGACTAGCGTGTGATTGC
Encoded here:
- a CDS encoding response regulator, whose protein sequence is MNIALLEDNPAVLDYMSTALRMAGHNVSTHVESSSLLAALFHPAGVCSPLPYDLVIVDLLLPGDMSGVEAIHRIRQSIPPDTLPIVIVSACSQYELAQVKARFPHIPMLRKPFKMSKLLQTINQLKPV